From a single Chlorocebus sabaeus isolate Y175 chromosome X, mChlSab1.0.hap1, whole genome shotgun sequence genomic region:
- the RLIM gene encoding E3 ubiquitin-protein ligase RLIM, with product MENSDSNDKGSGDQSAAQRRSQMDRLDREEAFYQFVNNLSEEDYRLMRDNNLLGTPGESTEEELLRRLQQIKEGPPPQNSDENRGGDSSDDVSNGDSIIDWLNSVRQTGNTTRSGQRGNQSWRAVSRTNPNSGDFRFSLEINVNRNNGSQNSENENEPSARRSSGENVENNSQRQVENPRSESTSTRPSRSERNSTEALTEVPPTRGQRRARSRSPDHRRTRARAERSRSPLHPMSEIPRRSHHSISSQTFEHPLVNETEGSSRTRHHVTLRQQISGPELLSRGLFAASGTRNASQGAGSSDTAASGESTGSGQRPPTIVLDLQVRRVRPGEYRQRDSIASRTRSRSQTPNNTVTYESERGGFRRTFSRSERAGVRTYVSTIRIPIRRILNTGLSETTSVAIQTMLRQIMTGFGELSYFMYSDSDSEPTGSVPSRNMERAESRSGRGGSGGGSSSGSSSSSSSSSSSSSSSSSSSSPSSSSGGESSEASSDLFEGSNEGSSSSGSSGARREGRHRAPVTFDESGSLPFLSLAQFFLLNEDDDDQPRGLTKEQIDNLAMRSFGENDALKTCSVCITEYTEGNKLRKLPCSHEYHVHCIDRWLSENSTCPICRRAVLASGNRESVV from the exons ATGGAAAACTCAGATTCTAACGACAAAGGAAGTGGTGATCAGTCTGCAGCACAGCGCAGAAGTCAGATGGACCGATTGGATCGGGAAGAAGCTTTCTATCAATTTGTAAATAACCTGAGTGAAGAAGATTATAGGCTTATGAGAGATAACAATTTGCTAGGCACCCCAG GTGAAAGTACTGAGGAAGAGTTGCTGAGAAGACTACAGCAAATTAAAGAAGGCCCACCACCGCAAAACTCAGATGAAAATAGAG GAGGAGACTCTTCAGATGATGTGTCTAATGGTGACTCTATAATAGACTGGCTAAACTCTGTCAGACAAACTGGAAATACAACAAGAAGTGGACAAAGAGGAAACCAATCTTGGAGAGCAGTGAGCCGGACTAATCCAAACAGTGGTGATTTCAGATTCAGTTTAGAGATAAATGTTAATCGTAATAATGGGAGCCAAAATTCAGAGAATGAAAATGAGCCATCTGCAAGACGTTCTAGTggagaaaatgtggaaaacaacAGCCAAAGGCAAGTGGAAAATCCACGATCTGAATCAACATCTACAAGGCCATCTAGATCAGAACGAAATTCAACTGAAGCATTAACGGAGGTCCCACCTACTAGAGGTCAGAGGAGGGCAAGAAGCAGGAGCCCAGACCATCGGAGAACCAGAGCAAGAGCTGAGAGAAGTAGGTCACCTCTGCATCCAATGAGTGAAATTCCACGAAGATCTCATCATAGTATCTCATCTCAGACTTTTGAACATCCTTTGGTAAATGAGACGGAGGGAAGTTCTAGAACCCGGCACCATGTGACATTGAGACAGCAAATATCTGGGCCTGAGTTGCTAAGTAGAGGTCTTTTTGCAGCTTCTGGGACAAGAAATGCCTCTCAAGGAGCAGGTTCTTCGGACACAGCTGCCAGTGGTGAATCTACAGGATCAGGACAGAGACCTCCAACCATAGTCCTTGATCTTCAAGTAAGAAGAGTTCGTCCTGGAGAATATCGGCAGAGAGATAGCATAGCCAGCAGAACTCGGTCTAGGTCTCAGACGCCAAACAACACTGTCACCTATGAAAGTGAACGAGGAGGTTTTAGGCGTACGTTTTCACGTTCTGAGCGGGCAGGTGTGAGAACCTATGTCAGTACCATCAGAATTCCCATTCGTAGAATCTTAAATACTGGTTTAAGTGAGACTACATCTGTTGCAATTCAGACCATGTTAAGGCAGATAATGACAGGTTTTGGTGAGTTAAGCTATTTTATGTACAGTGATAGCGACTCAGAGCCTACTGGCTCAGTCCCCAGTCGAAATATGGAAAGGGCAGAGTCACGGAGTGGAAGAGGGGGTTCTGGTGGTGGTAGTAGTTCTGGTTCCAGTTCGAGCTCCAGTTCGAGCTCCAGTTCGAGTTCCAGTTCGAGTTCCAGTTCCAGTCCTAGTTCCAGTTCCGGTGGTGAAAGTTCAGAAGCTAGCTCAGATTTATTTGAAGGCAGTAATGAAGGAAGCTCATCATCAGGCTCATCAGGTGCCAGGCGAGAGGGTCGACATAGGGCCCCAGTCACATTTGATGAAAGTGGCTCTTTGCCCTTCCTTAGCCTGGCTCAGTTTTTCCTCTtaaatgaggatgatgatgaccAGCCTAGAGGACTCACCAAAGAACAGATTGACAACTTGGCAATGAGAAGTTTTGGTGAAAATGATGCATTAAAAACCTGTAGTGTTTGCATTACAGAATATACAGAAGGCAACAAACTTCGTAAACTACCTTGTTCCCATGAGTACCATGTCCACTGCATCGATCGCTGGTTATCTGAGAATTCTACCTGTCCTATTTGTCGCAGAGCAGTCTTAGCTTCTGGGAACAGAGAAAGTGTTGTGTAA